From Daucus carota subsp. sativus chromosome 6, DH1 v3.0, whole genome shotgun sequence, the proteins below share one genomic window:
- the LOC108192914 gene encoding vacuolar protein-sorting-associated protein 37 homolog 1 has translation MFKSFWGSQEQEAQSRPQEIPTDSWYPPSVISSQHSSRPGTPNSSSSSSFSARPGDRTQSLSPVSPAEAAGIIVYLKDKSVDELRRLLADKDAYNQLLLSLDMVRTQNHVRDELKNETLQLARNNLEKESYLMELQNQCRIIRTTELATAQEKLNELERQKAEIMKSYSPASLLHQIQVDLNNIDEESETLHKQLLDQECDLPVFVQKYKKLRNTYHKRSLTHLAAKTSLMG, from the exons ATGTTCAAGTCTTTCTG GGGTTCTCAAGAACAAGAAGCTCAGTCGAGACCTCAAGAAATCCCTACGGACTCATGGTATCCTCCATCCGTAATTAGCTCCCAACATTCTTCTCGGCCTGGTACACCTAATAGCAGCTCTTCAAGCAGCTTCTCAGCCAGGCCTGGTGATAGAACTCAATCTCTCTCTCCTGTTTCACCTGCCGAGGCTGCAGgcattattgtttatttgaagGACAAGAG TGTTGATGAATTACGGAGACTCTTGGCGGACAAAGATGCATATAATCAGTTATTACTGTCTCTTGACATGGTCAGAACTCAAAACCAT GTAAGGGATgaactcaagaatgaaactctgCAGCTTGCTA GGAATAACCTGGAAAAAGAATCTTATTTGATGGAGTTGCAGAATCAG TGCAGAATTATCAGAACAACTGAACTGGCAACCGCTCAAGAAAAGCTAAACGAACTTGAGAGACAGAAGGCAGAGATCATGAAGTCTTATTCTCCAGCATCCCTACTCCATCAGATTCAAG TGGATTTGAATAACATAGATGAAGAATCTGAAACCCTCCACAAGCAGCTTCTTGATCAAGAATGTGATCTCCCAGTTTTTGTGCAGAAGTATAAAAAGTTGCGAAATACATATCATAAGCGTTCCCTCACCCATCTTGCTGCTAAGACATCTTTGATGGGATGA
- the LOC108192913 gene encoding UDP-glycosyltransferase 73E1 encodes MANLAHEDLHFILFPLMAQGHTIPMVDFARLLAQRGATVTIITTPVNALRFQSTVSRAVQSGLRIRIAELYFPSEEFGLPKGCENFDMLSTIHLSGAFYAATVMLREPFENFLGEAKPPPSCIISDMSFPWTSDVAENFHIPRLIVHGPCCFSLLSVLNIVKSQVLGKVKSDTERFVVPDLPDKVELTKAKIIRLMNTSNTTQKSPQQTAAMAGFREKMIEAENKAFGIVANTFEELEPKYIEEYAKTKGKKVWCIGPVSLSNKDMSDKVERGDKVSIDENDCLNWLDGQDPGSVLYVCLGSIARLATSQLIELGLGLEELNRPFVWCVRYKTEEFDKWISEEKYEERIKGRGLIIWGWAPQVLILSHRAIGGFLTHCGWNSTLEGICAGIPMLTWPLFAEQFVNEALVVQILKVALSVGTELPIVFGEEEEVGVLVKREDLVMVAERLMNGSDEAEERRERARELGDLAKRAMDEGGSSHLNTNLLIQEIMAQANM; translated from the coding sequence ATGGCCAACCTAGCTCATGAGGACcttcattttattttgtttcctTTGATGGCTCAGGGCCATACCATCCCCATGGTAGACTTCGCCAGATTGTTGGCTCAACGGGGTGCCACCGTTACCATTATCACTACTCCTGTAAACGCTCTCCGCTTCCAATCAACTGTCTCTCGTGCTGTCCAATCTGGACTCAGAATCCGCATTGCTGAACTTTATTTCCCAAGTGAGGAATTCGGGCTGCCAAAAGGCTGTGAAAATTTCGACATGCTGTCAACAATTCACTTGTCTGGCGCTTTTTATGCAGCAACTGTCATGCTTCGGGAGccatttgaaaattttcttggtGAGGCTAAACCACCCCCGAGTTGCATAATTTCTGATATGTCCTTCCCGTGGACAAGTGATGTTGCAGAAAATTTTCACATTCCAAGGCTTATTGTTCATGGGCCATGTTGCTTTTCTCTTTTGTCTGTGCTAAATATAGTGAAGTCCCAAGTGCTTGGTAAAGTTAAATCCGATACTGAACGCTTTGTTGTGCCTGATCTACCTGATAAGGTGGAATTAACTAAAGCTAAGATCATTCGTCTGATGAATACTTCAAACACTACTCAGAAGTCACCTCAACAGACAGCTGCTATGGCTGGCTTTCGCGAGAAAATGATTGAAGCTGAAAATAAGGCGTTTGGGATTGTGGCCAACACTTTTGAGGAGCTGGAACCCAAGTATATAGAAGAGTATGCAAAAACAAAGGGTAAAAAGGTTTGGTGCATTGGACCTGTTTCATTGAGTAACAAGGACATGTCTGACAAGGTCGAGAGAGGTGACAAGGTTTCCATCGACGAAAATGATTGTTTGAATTGGTTAGATGGCCAGGATCCCGGCTCTGTGTTGTATGTGTGTTTGGGAAGTATAGCAAGGCTGGCAACTTCCCAGTTGATTGAACTCGGGCTCGGATTGGAAGAACTAAATCGGCCTTTCGTTTGGTGTGTGAGATACAAAACAGAAGAATTTGACAAGTGGATTTCGGAAGAAAAATATGAGGAACGGATTAAAGGCAGAGGGCTAATAATATGGGGTTGGGCGCCACAAGTTCTAATACTGTCACACAGAGCCATCGGAGGGTTCTTGACACATTGTGGCTGGAATTCTACACTCGAAGGTATTTGTGCTGGCATCCCGATGCTAACATGGCCCTTGTTCGCTGAGCAGTTTGTAAATGAGGCTCTGGTGGTGCAAATCCTAAAGGTTGCGCTGAGTGTTGGTACAGAGCTGCCCATTGTATTCGGAGAAGAAGAGGAGGTCGGAGTTTTGGTAAAGAGAGAAGATCTTGTAATGGTTGCAGAGAGGTTAATGAACGGTAGCGATGAAGCAGAGGAAAGAAGAGAAAGAGCCAGGGAGTTGGGCGACCTGGCGAAAAGGGCAATGGACGAAGGAGGTTCTTCTCATCTCAACACCAACCTCCTGATTCAAGAAATCATGGCACAGGCAAACATGTAG